One region of Limnospira fusiformis SAG 85.79 genomic DNA includes:
- a CDS encoding PAS domain S-box protein, with the protein MASTDINFPVRLLVIAGESPSRGELANLLTINNYQVQVIGDGYEGLGVAKHIPPDLILLDVKLPDTDGYAIAKQLQAHTVTANIPIMLLAESTTIFREVRRLNLRVADVLIYPLDLEEAQGRIEMQLLSSHRGDDFTHHSGITQQLQSVNHQLKTLIDNSPMGTIIWDRKLRVIQWSKQAEEIFGWSESEVLGKSMNEWKLIFEEDSDRINRETQTIFANQEKRRICINRNYRKDGSVIYCEWYNSNFYDESGKLNMLLSWVQDISDRQKTEAALIKSEAKFRTIIETTLEGVWMIDSDNMTTCVNQQMADMLGYTQEEITQSSLFKFVDEQDYPIVENYLQRRREGIAEQHEFKWKRKNGDILWTILSTNPIFDDGKYAGCCAIITDINYRKKTEVALIKSEKRFQEIASTISQFFFVKCAHSGQYIYLSPAYEKIWGRTCESLYQNPDSWLNTIYPEDRGAVINYQEKQHQNNLVKREYRIIRNDGVIRWVYEEVNIIYNDDGSPLRYIGFAEDISDRKEAEIALAESEELLRIAVNHAPDVFVIYDSDRRLKFVNQRALELTGWSEETFMGRRDEELFLPEATSHYLPLLEKTIQTLSIQMGEATITLPNQPPKTLIVKYLPLLDKQGKLSQILGLTFDITHYKQAEQKLRDSEELFRTAFEDAAIGMALLSPQGNCLKVNRCICEMLGYQEAELLQLQCKDITHPEDYEQEVKSIKKLLDGQVQYYYVEKRYLHKQGYVIWVLFSMSVVRNIDGVPLYFIAQAQNISERRAVEQMKNEFISVVSHELRTPLTAIQGSLGLLSSGLYDHKPQEFHKFIQIALLETERLVRLVNDILDIERLNSGQVEFQMEACSAQDLMTQVVKSLQAIAHQDSITLEILPTSLQLWAERDAMLQTLTNLVGNAIKFSPPHTTVTLSAYPQDDMVLFQVRDQGRGIPPEQLETIFSRFQQVDASDSRQKGGTGLGLSICQSIIQQHGGKIWVESQLAKGSTFYFTIPMVIHTNRTDH; encoded by the coding sequence ATGGCTTCCACCGATATCAATTTTCCGGTTCGGCTTTTAGTGATTGCAGGCGAGTCTCCGAGTCGCGGGGAACTGGCTAACCTATTAACTATCAATAATTATCAAGTTCAGGTTATTGGTGATGGATATGAAGGTCTGGGGGTAGCGAAACATATTCCACCTGACCTCATTCTTTTAGATGTGAAATTACCGGATACTGATGGATATGCGATCGCCAAACAATTACAAGCGCACACGGTAACCGCCAACATTCCCATTATGCTACTAGCTGAGTCTACAACCATATTTCGGGAAGTTCGCCGGTTGAACTTGCGAGTAGCAGATGTTCTGATTTATCCCTTAGATTTGGAAGAAGCACAAGGTCGCATTGAAATGCAACTGCTATCCTCCCACAGAGGGGATGATTTCACCCATCATTCAGGAATTACACAGCAATTACAATCGGTGAATCATCAATTAAAAACACTGATTGATAATTCTCCCATGGGAACTATTATTTGGGATCGAAAATTGCGGGTTATCCAATGGTCTAAGCAAGCAGAAGAGATATTTGGTTGGTCTGAGTCGGAAGTGTTGGGTAAGTCGATGAATGAATGGAAATTAATCTTTGAGGAAGATAGCGATCGCATTAATCGAGAAACTCAGACCATTTTTGCTAATCAAGAAAAAAGGAGGATTTGCATAAATCGTAATTACCGCAAAGATGGCTCAGTTATTTATTGTGAGTGGTACAATTCCAATTTTTACGATGAATCAGGAAAACTGAATATGTTGCTGTCTTGGGTTCAAGATATTAGCGATCGCCAAAAGACGGAAGCAGCTTTAATAAAAAGCGAGGCTAAATTTCGGACTATCATTGAAACGACCCTCGAAGGAGTTTGGATGATTGACAGTGACAATATGACCACTTGTGTCAATCAGCAAATGGCAGATATGCTGGGTTATACCCAAGAAGAAATAACTCAATCTTCCCTATTTAAGTTTGTGGATGAACAGGATTATCCAATAGTCGAAAATTATCTGCAACGTCGTCGTGAAGGTATTGCGGAACAACATGAGTTTAAATGGAAGCGGAAAAACGGAGATATTCTCTGGACTATACTATCAACTAATCCTATATTTGATGATGGTAAATATGCTGGATGTTGTGCGATTATCACAGATATTAACTATCGTAAAAAAACTGAAGTCGCCTTAATCAAAAGTGAAAAACGCTTTCAAGAAATTGCCTCTACTATCAGTCAGTTTTTCTTTGTAAAATGCGCCCATTCAGGACAATATATTTATTTAAGCCCAGCCTATGAAAAAATTTGGGGACGCACCTGTGAGAGTCTCTATCAAAATCCTGATTCTTGGTTAAATACCATCTACCCAGAAGACCGAGGAGCAGTAATTAATTATCAGGAAAAACAGCATCAAAATAATTTGGTTAAACGAGAATATCGGATTATTAGAAATGATGGTGTAATTAGGTGGGTTTATGAAGAAGTCAACATTATTTATAATGACGATGGTTCTCCCCTGCGTTATATAGGATTTGCGGAAGATATTAGCGATCGCAAAGAAGCAGAAATAGCCTTAGCAGAAAGCGAAGAACTCCTACGCATAGCGGTAAACCATGCTCCTGATGTTTTTGTAATTTATGACAGCGATCGCCGTTTAAAATTCGTCAACCAACGAGCATTAGAACTAACAGGCTGGTCAGAAGAAACATTTATGGGTCGCCGAGATGAAGAGCTATTTCTCCCAGAGGCAACTTCCCACTATTTACCCTTGCTAGAAAAAACGATCCAAACCCTAAGCATACAAATGGGCGAAGCTACTATTACGCTTCCAAATCAACCCCCAAAAACCCTGATTGTTAAATATTTACCATTGTTAGACAAACAGGGTAAACTTAGCCAAATTTTAGGTTTAACCTTTGATATCACCCACTATAAACAAGCCGAACAAAAACTCCGAGATAGTGAGGAACTCTTCCGCACTGCTTTTGAAGATGCAGCGATCGGTATGGCATTGTTATCCCCCCAAGGAAACTGCTTAAAAGTTAATCGCTGTATATGTGAAATGTTAGGCTACCAGGAAGCAGAACTACTCCAACTTCAATGTAAAGATATCACCCACCCAGAAGATTATGAGCAGGAGGTAAAATCCATTAAAAAATTGCTCGATGGTCAAGTTCAATATTACTATGTAGAAAAACGTTACCTTCATAAGCAAGGATATGTGATTTGGGTATTGTTCAGTATGTCCGTAGTCCGAAATATTGACGGGGTTCCTCTCTATTTTATTGCTCAAGCTCAGAATATCAGTGAACGGCGAGCTGTAGAACAGATGAAAAATGAGTTTATTTCTGTGGTTAGCCATGAACTGAGAACGCCACTCACCGCTATTCAAGGTTCTTTAGGACTGTTATCTTCTGGCTTGTATGATCACAAACCCCAGGAGTTTCATAAATTTATTCAAATTGCTTTATTAGAGACAGAAAGACTCGTGCGACTGGTGAATGATATTCTTGATATTGAACGGTTAAACTCGGGTCAGGTTGAATTTCAAATGGAGGCTTGTTCCGCTCAGGACTTGATGACACAAGTGGTTAAGAGTTTACAAGCGATCGCTCATCAAGACTCCATTACCCTCGAAATTTTACCCACCTCCCTTCAACTCTGGGCGGAACGAGATGCTATGCTACAAACTCTGACTAATTTGGTCGGTAATGCTATTAAGTTTTCCCCTCCCCATACCACCGTCACTCTCTCAGCTTATCCACAGGATGATATGGTGCTTTTTCAAGTCCGCGACCAGGGACGTGGCATTCCTCCCGAACAACTAGAAACTATCTTTAGTCGCTTTCAGCAAGTCGATGCCTCGGACTCTCGCCAAAAGGGTGGGACTGGCTTAGGTTTATCTATCTGTCAAAGTATTATTCAGCAACACGGCGGCAAAATTTGGGTCGAAAGTCAATTGGCTAAAGGCAGCACTTTTTATTTCACTATTCCTATGGTTATACATACCAACCGTACTGACCATTAA
- a CDS encoding M15 family metallopeptidase, translating into MTSTDKPYQKIPIQDCGELLIPIPAELFIFESPHPYHKLGAPYQLSPVSSPYYLRENVGDRLITANQYLQAEYPHLRILVFDAYRPIEVQQFMVDHAFQQQLKATGLTLELLSEQQRQQLWEEVYKFWASPSHDPATPPPHSTGAAVDVTLFDIVTVSALNMGSDIDEISPRSQPDYFAESSDPTELEYHRNRQILKQVMTRAGFLQHLHEWWHFSYGDQMWAWLHNRQSTKGAIACYGRYS; encoded by the coding sequence ATGACATCTACTGACAAACCTTATCAAAAAATTCCGATTCAAGATTGTGGGGAATTGTTGATTCCCATTCCCGCAGAATTGTTTATTTTTGAGTCTCCTCACCCCTATCATAAATTGGGTGCGCCTTATCAACTCTCTCCCGTTAGTTCCCCCTATTACCTGCGAGAGAATGTTGGCGATCGCTTAATTACCGCTAACCAATATTTACAAGCTGAATATCCCCATTTGCGGATTTTGGTTTTTGATGCTTATCGACCCATTGAAGTACAACAGTTTATGGTTGATCATGCTTTTCAACAACAACTTAAAGCCACAGGATTAACCCTAGAATTGCTATCCGAACAACAGCGACAACAATTGTGGGAGGAAGTTTATAAATTTTGGGCTAGTCCTAGCCATGACCCTGCTACCCCTCCCCCCCATAGCACTGGGGCTGCTGTCGATGTTACTTTATTTGATATCGTGACCGTCAGTGCGCTTAATATGGGTTCTGATATTGATGAGATTTCTCCTCGGTCTCAACCAGATTATTTTGCCGAAAGTTCCGATCCTACCGAACTAGAATATCATCGAAATCGACAAATCTTAAAGCAGGTCATGACCCGGGCTGGGTTCCTACAACACTTACATGAATGGTGGCATTTTTCCTATGGTGACCAAATGTGGGCTTGGCTGCATAATCGTCAGAGTACAAAAGGCGCGATCGCTTGTTATGGTCGGTATAGTTAA